ATGCTCGCGGGTGCCATGAACCTTTTCCCGAAGCAACATAATTTAATTATAGGCTTAGGCTCTTGTATTACCTTTAATTTCATAAATAAGTTTAACCAGTTTCTAGGAGGGTCCATTTCTCCGGGATTAAATATGCGGTTAAAATCACTTCAACATTATACTGCACAACTGCCTCTGGTGGAGCCTGATTGGAATTTTCCGCTGATTGGTTATGACACACGCACCAACATCTTGAGCGGTGTAATAGGGGGAATGAGCAAAGAAATTGACGGAATAGTCGATGAATATAAGGTGAAATATAATAAGTTTAACGTACTTTTAACCGGTGGTGATTTGCCGTTTTTTGTCCCGCACATTAAAAACAAGATATTTGCAGACCCTTATTTAATTTACAAAGGTTTATACTTTATTAGTGAAAAAAATGCTTAAAAACAAAAAGTGGTTCCTATTATCAGTTTCTTTAATATTTATAATAAGTGTTTATGCACAGGAAAACTCTCCTTTTTCCCGTTACGGAATCGGTGATAATTTTCCCAATCAAACAATACAATATCGTGGAATTGGCGGTATGACTGCTGCTCAAGGAAGCCAACAGGCCTTAAACACCAATAATCCGGCAAGTTATTCAGACCTTTACACTTCGGGGTCAATAGGCGGTCTGGCTACATTTGATTTAGGAGTGGGAATTGATTCACGTACGTTGAAAAGTGTGTCTCCTGCAGCAAGTTATAATTCAGCTAATTTCATGCCTTACTATTTTTCCATGGGCTTACCGATTGCCAAAAAAGGATTTGGGCTTGTTTTTGGATTAAAGCCTATTACCCGAATTAATTATAACGTAGTAAAACACAATACATTACCGATACAAGGCTATCCTGACTCCATAGAACACTACACAAGTGTATATAGTGGCAATGGCGGCTTAAACCAAGTATTCCTGGGTGCCGGGAAAAAAATAGGCAATTTATCAATTGGTGTAAATCTTGGATACGACTTTGGCAAAAAAGATATCAAAACACAAACAGCATACGACTCTGCTTATTCAACAGGCACCGATCCAAGTCAAATACCTACAAAAGGTTCTATCAAGGATTCTCTTAATACATTTGGAGGTTTTGTATGGGAAGCCGGGCTTCAATATAAAGCAAAGCTCTCTGAAAGAATTGACCCTATTACAAAAATAACCAGCACTTATTATCTTACATTTGGTTTATCGGGTGCAATCAAACAAAATATTCATTTGAAACAGTCAGGTGCATTTTATACCTATTATGCAGCTGATGCCAATAACCCGCAAGCAATAGACACAGTTTATAGTACAGCTGTTAAAAAAGGTACCGCGACTTTACCTTTAAATTATAATATCGGTGTAATGTTGAATAATTACTCAGAAGGTATTGAAAAATGGGGTGTAGGCATGGAATATGACGCGAAAAAATGGGCTTCAGATTTTCGCATCAATAATGTACCGGAAACAGCATTTAACAATAGCTGGATTTTACGTGGAGGCGCTTATTTCACTCCAGACCCTCTGCGCGGAAAATCTTTTTTCTCTAGAGCAAAATATAGTTTAGGATTTTATACCAGTAAAGATAATTTTGCATTAAATAATGAAGATTATAAAACCAATGCAATAACTTTAGGGCTTGGATTTATGATAAGAAACTTCAATCGTCTTTCACGGCAATACAGTCTCATGAACACTTCATTAGAAATTGGCCGCAGAGGGGGGAGTAAAAATAATTATACCGAAAACTTCTTTAAATTCTCCATTGGTTTCTCACTAAGTGACCTTTGGTTTACCAAAAGAAGGTATCAATAGAACTATGACAACCTTTTCAAAAAATATTTTTAAAGCAGCATGCTACTTCTTAGCAGGCTGCTTTTTTTTATTGTCTTGCGAAAATGATATCAATGAAGTAAAAGCACTCAATAACCGGGGAATCAACACAGAAGAGGCCACAGACATCGAAAGTTATTTGAGTGTTGGAGGGAAAATCAAAGGAAAACTTACCGCGCCTTTAATGATTAGTACAGAGAAAGATACCACGAGTATGACTTTCCCAAAATCATTAAATGTATCATTTTTCGATTCCACCGGATTGCCTACAAGTTTTGTCTATGCAAAATATGGTATTTATTATAAATCATTGCGAAAGGTTTTATTAAAGGATAGCGTGATCGCAACGACCATTCAAGGAGATACTCTTACGACCAGTGAATTATGGTGGGATCAAAATACACAGGAGATTTATAGCGACAAACCATCCTTATTAAAACAAGCCGATCATAGTGTTATCCCAGGACAAGGAGGTTTTCACGCGAAACAAGATTTTAGTGAGTTTATATTTAACAATACCAACAATGGTATTATTAAACAAGATAGTACGATGACAATGTAAGAATATGGCACCATCATGTCTTTTATTCATGGAAGACATTGATTTATTATTTATCTAAGCAATTAATTCTAAACTATATTTTAAGATAGATGTTGAATTAAATAATTAGTTTTAATTTAGCCAACCATTCCGAACTTTATAAAACACCGCCTATGTCTCAGATAAGTGCACTAGTGGGTATTATTATTACGCTTTTACTCATCTTGTTTTTTGCAGGTATGGAAGCTGCATTTTTGACGGCCAATAGATTAAATATTGAATTAAAGAAAAAACAAGGAATCAGTGAAGGTATTTTATCTTCTCGCTTTGCAGATAACCCCACTTCATTTATTGGCACTAGCGTATTTGGTACACTTTTGTCCTTGGTTTTTTACGGTTTATTCTTCAACGACTTTTTCAATCATGTGTTCTGGCAAAAGACAAATTTTCATAATGAAAATTTACAACTCCTATTCAACACAGTCATTTCCACTGTCTTTATTGTTTTCTTCGGAAGATTCTTAGCAAGGCTCTTTTTCAACCGTAATGATAAATTATTTCATAGCCTGCTTTCTTTCTTTAGTATATTCTTCAACCTATTCAATAAACTGATAAAACTATTTATTAGTTTTTCAAATGGTATACTTAAATACCTATTCAACATTCGCTTAAAACCCGAGAAGCAACCTTTCGGCCGCATGCAAGTAGAGCATTTGTTTCAGCAAGCTAAAGATGCAGAAGGCATTAGTAATCAAGACTTAAATACTTATTTATTTGAAAATGCACTGACCTTACCAAATATTAAAATAAGGCAATGTTTAGTGCCACGTACGGAGATTATTGGCATCCCTATAGAGACGACAATCAGTAATTTGCAAAAAGAATTTATAAAAAACACCCAGAGTAAGCTAATAGTTTATGAAAAATCCATAGACAATATATTAGGCTATGTAACGCAGCAAAGTCTTTTTACCAATCCTGCATCAATGCGTGAAATATTGCAAACCATTTTTACAGTACCGGAAAGTATGAACATTATAGATCTGCTTACCCGTTTTTCTAAGGAACGCAAAAGTATTGCTTGGGTAGTTGACGAATTTGGCGGTACAGCAGGTATCATTACTGTTGAAGATATTCTTGCTGAACTATTTGGTGCAACACAGAATGATTTGAATAAAGATTTATTAGTAGAACAAAGGGTTGCAGAAAATGAGTTTGTTTTTTCTTGCAGGTTAGAATTGGCATATTTAAATGAAAAATATGATTTTCAATTTCCTGAAAACAGATCTGAAACACTCTCCGGATATATCATTAAGGAACACAAAGGCATCCCTAAACAGAAAGAACGCATCTTTATCGGTGATTATGAATTTGATATTATCAGCGTTACTGATACGCGTATTGGCACAGTTAAAATGAGAATTTTGCGGTAATTCACATTTACTCTAAAGAGATTCGTAAATAAAAAGTGCCGCACAATTAAATTTTATGCGGCACTTTTTATTTCAAAAGAATATTTTATTTAGATACGTTTTTGGGTTTCTTTAAAATGGCAAATATTTCAATACCAAAACCCAATAGTATTACAATAGGGGCAACGGTAATACGCCTAAAGCTATAAACCAAGTTGGTATCAAATACTTTTGGATCCATATTTTCGCCACCTGACATCAAAATCATACCCAAAGCAATAACAATCGCTCCGATAATCATCCAACGAATATTATCTTTCGTAAAATTTAATCCACCTTTTGGTTGAGTATTATTTTCCATCAATTTTATTTTGAAGAACAAATATGCAATATTATTTTGAAAGTACCACTAATACAAATCATCTAATCTAGATTTTAAGTACTTATTGACACTCCTATTCGTACTAAACCAAGAAATAAGCACCCCAAACACCAACATGCAGGCGTATAAAAGATAGTTTAATTTTTCGTCCTCTACCCTTCCAATCTCCGGAAAACGATCTCTTGTCCAATTGACTAAAATAATCATCACTACGATAGATATGAGTGCACTTATAAGACCATTTAATACAGCACGATTATTCATTGGTCTGGCTATAAATTTACGTGTAGCGCCTACCATCTGCATAGTTTTAATCAAGAAACGGTTGCTATACATCGTTAATTTAATTGTATTGTCGATACTTACAACGACCATTATACCCAATCCAATCATTACGACTAAAAATATCAACCCCAGCTTATTTACAATATTACTCATAGAGCTTACAAGGGTTTTAGGGTAATCTATTCCTGAAAGCTGGGAACCAAATTGCTGCATCAAATCATTGGATATTTTCGCCAAACTATCTTTATTTACATATTCTGCCCTTGCATAAAAATTGATACTTTCCGGGAGTGGGTTGTAATCTAAAATTTTATCCCAATCCTCATTATTATCTTGATTCCAGATTTCTTTAGCCTTCTCTTTATCAATGTAACGCACATTTTTGGCATAAGGTTGAGACTCAATAAAGTTTTGAATTTTTGCAATAGAATCTTTTCCTGCAACATTCAAATAAGCGCATACTTCTATTTGCTCCTGAAAATTATTGCCCATTGCTTTTAGGTTCAAAAAAATCCAACTCATCACACCCATTAATAGCAAGACTATCGAGATGCCTACAATACTGAGAATTGAATTTGATTTCTTTTTGCGTTTAGGAATATTGCTGTTTTCTGACATCGCCTATTTTTCAATATAAAATTTAAAAGTAAAGACCGAAGATAACTATGTAAGCTTTCTTTTGAAAAATAACTATATAAAATATCAAACGGTAGTTGCAAATTTAATCTTTACATACTAAAGACGTACATTTGCCATCAAATTTTTTAATATTCCTATATTTAAAAATATTTTGATTTTTTACTTTTAATTTTTGACTTGGAAATGGAGTATAATTTTCGCCAGATTGAGAAAAAATGGCAACAACAATGGAAAGACACGCAGGCATACAAAGTAGTTAACAACTTTGAAAAACCTAAATATTATGTGTTGGATATGTTTCCGTACCCCAGCGGAGCAGGCTTGCATGTGGGTCATCCATTGGGATATATTGCCAGTGATATTTATGCAAGATTCAAAAGATTAAAGGGCTTTAATGTGTTGCACCCAATGGGTTATGACGCATTTGGTTTGCCTGCCGAACAATATGCAATCGAACACGGCGTACATCCGGCAGTCTCCACTAAAAGAAATATCGAGACATTTGAAGCACAGCTTAACAACATTGGTTTTTGTTACGATTGGTCACGTAAAGTAAATACGAGCGAACCAAATTATTATACATGGACACAATGGATTTTCTTACAATTATTTAAAAGCTTCTATAACAAGATTGATCAAAAAGCAGAACCTATCAGTGTTTTAGAAGAAATATTTTCTCAGGAAGGAAACAAAAATCATGAATGTCCGGGAGACGACTCGATAAAATTTTCCGCAAAGGATTGGGGTAACTTTTCCGAAAAAGAAAAGCAAGATATTCTCATGAATTATCGCTTGGCATTTTGTGGTTACGGTGAAGTAAACTGGTGTGAAGCTTTAGGAACGGTATTGGCAAATGACGAGGTTGTAAACGGTGTGAGCGAACGTGGGGGTTTTCCGGTAGAGAAAAAGAAGCTGCGTCAGTGGTATTTGCGTATTACCGATTATGCGGATCGTTTACTTCAAGGCTTAGAAACTGTTGATTTCAGCGACGCCATGAAAGAAATGCAAAGCAATTGGATTGGCAAAAGTTCTGGAGCAGAAATTACTTTCGAGATCGAAAGTGAACGACAAAAAGTAAAAAACTTCACTGCCTATACCACAAGACCTGATACAATTATGGGTGTTGACTTTTGTGTATTAGCGCCGGAGTTAGATTATATTTTAGAAATCGCATCTGCCCAGCAAAAAGAGGAAGTAGAAAAATATATTGCCTATGTAAAAAGTCGAAGCGAACGCGAGCGTATGGCCGAAAAACGCATCACTGGATGCTTTACAGGCGCGTATGCCATCAATCCTTTTGATAAAACTAAGAAAATAGCTATTTATATCTCTGAATATGTTTTAGCCGGTTATGGTACAGGAGCTATTATGGCAGTGCCTTGCGGCGATGAGCGCGATTTTAAATTTGCAAAACATTTTAATATTCCTATTACCAATATTATCGGCAAATATTTTGATGGCGTCAATGCCAATCCTACCAAAGAAGCAACGCTGGAAAACAGTGGTTTCTTAAACGGTTTGCCAATGCGCAAAGCAATGGAAATAGTCATCGAAAAGCTGGCAGAAAAAGGCATTGGTAAACGCAAAATAAACTACCGCATGCGCGATGCGGCTTTTAGTCGTCAACGATATTGGGGGGAACCTTTTCCCATTATTTGGAAAGATGGCATTGCTATTCCTTTGGAGGAAAAAGAATTGCCTTTGTTATTACCCGAAGTAGAAAAATATGGTCCAGGTGCAAATGGTGAAGGACCACTATCTAACATTGAAAGCTGGACAGAACGTGGATTAGAAACGAATACGATGCCAGGCTATGCAGGCAGCAGTTGGTATTTTTTGCGTTATATGGATCCGCATAACAACGAAAGTTTCTGTGACAAAAAAGCCAGCGATTATTGGAACCAGGTAGATGTTTACATTGGCGGTACAGAGCACGCCGTGGGACATTTGTTGTACAGCCGTTTGTGGACAAAAGTTTTATTTGACCTGGGACATTTATCTTTTCAGGAACCGTTTAAGAAATTGATAAATCAGGGAATGATTCAGGGAAGTTCAAGGTTTGTGTACAGAATTCACGGGACAAATAAGTTCATATCTTCAGGAATAATTAATAATGAAGAAATAGATAAAATTCACGTTGACGTAAATATTGTCGATGGACTTGAATTAGATACAGAAAAATTCAAGCAATGGAAAAACGGAGAGTTTGCCAATGCAGCATTTATCTTAGAAAATGGCAAATATATCTGTGGGACGGAAGTAGAAAAAATGTCCAAATCAAAATTCAATACGGTTAATCCCGATGATTTAGTTGAACGTTTTGGGGCCGATACTTTCCGCATGTATGAGATGTTCTTAGGGCCGGTAGAACAATCCAAGCCTTGGGATACCAAAGGCATTGAAGGGGTACATCGTTTCTTGAAAAAACTATGGCGTTTGTTCTTTGATGAAATAAAATGTAAAGTTTGGAATGAAGAAAAACCAACAGACGCTGACTTAAAAATCCTGCACAAAGCCATTCAAAAAATTGAAAGTGATACCGAGCGCTTTTCTTTTAATACAGCAGTCTCGGCATTTATGGTTTGTGTAAATGATTTGCAAGATGCTAAATGTTATAAGAAAGAAATATTGGAGAAAGTATTAATAATGTTGACTCCATATGCACCTCATATTGCAGAAGAATTGTGGCATGCATTAGGTAATACAACAACGATTTTAGATGCTGAATTTCCAAAGTTTGAAGCAAAATACATAAAGGAATCAGCCAAGAATTATCCTGTAAGTATCAATGGTAAAATGCGCACCAACATGGAGTTCCCGCTGGATGCCACACAAGAAGAAGTGGAAAAAGCAGTTTTAGGAAATGAAGTTATTCAAAAGTGGATAGAAGATAAGCCTGTCAAGAAATTTATTTTTGTAAAAGGGAAAATGATAAATTTGGTTATTTAATGGTAAACTATTAATTCGTTAATATTTAATGAGGATTTCAACTTTATTCATTCTCACATTCCATTCAACATTATTTACAGCCATCTTCTTACGTTTTTTTTGTAATTTTTGTATTCGTGACCAAACTTTCTACGCAAATATGCTTCTTCTCTTTTGATTACGTACAAGTTGATAATGAGCGCTAATACAGGCATCACTATAAATGTCCAAAGATTGCCATACAATAAGGCAAAACCCAAATATAAAAAGTAAAACCCTATATACATAGGGTTGCGGCTAAACGCATATACACCATTGGTTTGTAAAGTTCTTGCAGGTCTTATAGTCACTACAGTATTGCAAGATCGAATAAATTGAACCCAAGCAGGTATTATATGTGCTATACCCGCCACCAAGAAAATCCAGCCTACAATGCGCGCAGCTTGTGTATGCAAAATCTCAAAATCAAAAGGCGCTGCGCTTTGTAATAAATAGGAGAAGAAGAAAAAGGCAATATAAAATAATGGCACCGGAATATATATGCCTGGATGGTCTTGGTTACTCATGACTTTTGTTTAAAAAATAGGCTATGGATATTTCTAATTAAATTTCCGAAAATTTAGTTAGAAGAACAAATATTTGCTTAAAATTCTTCTCCAAAATATCAATGATTTAACATATCAATTAATAGCAGGAATAGGAAAAACTTTACCAAAAGAAATAGTTTAGACAAGTATAATAATTGAATAGTATGCTCACCAGATATGATTGAATATAAATGGGAAAAGTTCAAAAACTGAACTTTTCCCATTTATTATATTCCTCTCAAAAAAAGATAAATAAAAAGTCTGTTACCCATTTCGAGAAACTAGTGCTAGACACTAAGTTGATTATAAGAAATTCCAGTAAAAAAAGATAAAAGATGAGGAATAAATCTATGAAAACATAAGGAGCTGAATATTTAAATTAAGGGTTTATAACTCTATGCTGATAAATAAATTTCAAGCAGCCCATCTGGTAAACTTACATGCACTTCTTGTTTTTTTCTATCTATTTTATTTAAGGTTTCACTATGCAAAGGAATTAGCACTTCTTTTTCCTGATAAGTGACTCTTAATAAAACCTGATGTGGTTGTTCAATTACTTCTTCCACTTTGGCAAGTGGTTTTTCTTCATTAAAGACCATATAGCCAATTAATGCAATGGGCGAAGCAGCATCCGCAATTTTTGCAAAATCTTCATGCCGCAACCATATATTCTTCTTTATAAATCTGTGTGCCGATTCTTTAGAATTTATTCCTTCACATTTTAAAAGTAGCTCATTCGTATTTTTTGCAGTCGATTTTTCTATAAAATAAGGAATATAAACACCTTTAGCTTCCTCAATAAAGATAGCTTCTACCTCTTTCAAGACTAGTTTTTTAGACAATGCATGTTGCACAACGATATCCCCATTTGTGCCATGAGTAGCTACCACCTTTCCAATATGAATATAATCCACTTATATTTGTTTTTATTTGAAAATACAATGCATATATATATATAAACATTCAATCCTATCATCCCGATACTTTTCTGTAATTACTCCTATCCAAGATTTCAATCGAAATTGAAAAAAATGTCCTTTAATGCGACCAATACTTCTTCTATTTGCTCTAATAAAATAGCCACGGAAAATCCGTGGCTATTTTCTTTTCTCTTAAAAAACTAAGCTTCTGTTGAAGGAGTTTCTTCAGAAGAAGCCTCAGCTACCGGGGCTGTTGCTTCTGCTTTTGGTGCTTCTTCTACTTTCTTCACTACAGGGCGGTGACGATTTTCGCGCTGTTGTTTTTTATGCTCTTCCTGGCGTTTAACAACTGTTGCTTCATGTTCAGCATACCACTCTTGAAATTTAGTCATAGCAGCAGCTTCATCAAACAAACCTAATTTTACACCTCTCAATAAATGTTTCAAATATAAAACACCTTTGAAAGATAAAATTGTGCGTACAGTATCTGTAGGTTGCGCACCTTTATGTAACCACTCTAATGCTTTTTGGCGATCTAACTGAATAGTAGCTGGAACAGTTAAAGGGTTGTAAGTTCCCAACTTCTGGATAAACTTACCGTCTCTTGGAGAGCGAGCGTCTGCTACTACAATAAAGTAAAATGGGCGCTTCTTGCTTCCGTGTCTTTGTAATCTAATTTTTACTGCCATCTTAAATAGAAATTTAAAGGCTAAAGGATTTGGTTAAAAAAAATTTTGGAAGGCAAAGGTAATTATTTAAGTCAATTAATCCAAACAGAAATTCACTTTTTTATTTAATGACTCCTAATTTTTTACCAACTTTCGTAAACGCAGCAATCGCCTTATCCAGGTGTTTTAGTTCATGAGCAGCACTCATCTGAACCCGAATACGTGCCTGCCCCTTTGGCACCACCGGAAAGAAAAAGCCAGTAACATAAATACCTTCTTCTTGCAAAGCTGCTGCAAACTCTTGTGCCACATTAGCTTCATATAGCATCACCGGAACAATCGGATGAATACCCGGTTTAATATCAAACCCTGCTTCCGTCATTTTCGTCCTAAAATATTTGGTATTATTTTCTAATTTATCTCGTAATTCTGTTGTCTCGCTTAACATATCCAAGATGGCAATAGAAGCACCAACAATGCTAGGTGCTAAGGTATTGGAAAACAAATAAGGGCGGCTTCTTTGCCGTAACATTTCTATTATTTCCTTTTTCCCTGAAGTGAATCCTCCACTTGCACCGCCTAAAGCTTTCCCTAAAGTACCTGTGATGATATCAATTTTCCCCATTACACCACAATGCTCGTGTGTACCACGACCCGTTTTGCCAATAAAGCCAGATGAGTGACTTTCATCGCTCATCACTATGGCTTCATACTTTTCCGCCAATGCGACAATCTTATCTAATTGCGCAATCGTTCCATCCATAGAAAAAGAACCATCTGTAACAATGATGCGACTGCGCAAATTTGCGCTCTCTTTTAGCTTAGCTTCTAAATCTTCCATATTATTGTGCTCATACCGATATCGCTGTGCCTTACACAATCGTACCCCGTCAATAATTGATGCATGGTTTAAAGCATCACTAATGATCGCATCCTGCTCATTGAATAAAGGTTCAAATACTCCTCCATTTGCATCAAATGCTGCCGCATATAAAATTGTATCTTCGGTGCCTAAAAATTTAGATATTTTCTCTTCTAATTCTTTATGAATATCTTGTGTTCCGCAGATAAATCGAACACTGCTCATTCCATAACCTCTTCTGTCAATGGTATTTTTTGCTGCTTCTAATGCTTTAGGATGAGACGACAATCCCAAGTAATTATTAGCACAAAAATTCAATATAGTTTTCCCGTTTACAATTATTTCAGCACCTTGCGGGCTTTCTATCAGACGTTCCTTCTTAAATAGACCGGCAGCCTTTATTTCATTCAATTCACCACCGATGCGTTTTGCAAAATTTTCGTTCATTAGTATAAGTTATTATTTTAGAAAACTAAAGGTAAAATATTTTTGATATCCTACGGTTAAGTGCAAAAAAAAACCTCAACAAATAAATGTTGAGGCTTAAAAATAAATATGGCAGCTACCTACTCTTCCAGGGATAATACCCAAGTACCATCGGCCATAAGGGGCTTAACTGCTCTGTTCGGTATGGGAAGAGGTGAACACCCTTGGCAAAACCACCATAAAAAGGTTGTGCTTGACACACATAATAAGGTCATATTGGAAAAACTCAAATAAAGAGCATCATCCTTACATTTCATTATAAGAATAATATTAAAAAAATAAAGCTTACGGGCAATTAGTACTACTCGACTTTGGTGTCACCACCTTTACATCTATAGCCTATCAACGTCATAGTCTCTGACGACCCTTAAAAGTAAACTCATCTTGAGGAAGGTTTCGCGCTTAGATGCTTTCAGCGCTTATCCTGGCTGTACATAGCTACTCAGCATTACACCTGGCGGCATAACTGATTCACCAGCGGTACATACGACCCGGTCCTCTCGTACTAAGGTCATGTCCTCTCAATTTACTAGCGCCCACCACAGATAGAGACCGAACTGTCTTGCGACGTTCTGAACCCAGTTCACGTGCCACTTTAATGGGCGAACAGCCCAACCCTTGGGACCTTCTCCAGCCCCAGGATGTGACGAACCGACATCGAGGTGCCAAACCTTACCGTCGATATGAGCTCTTGGGTAAGATCAGCCTGTTATCCCCGGAGTACCTTTTATCCTTTGAGCGATGACCCTTCCATGCAGAATCACCGGATCACTTTAGCCGACTTTCGTCCCTGCTCGGCGTGTCTGCCTCACAGTCAAGCACCCTTCTACTAATGCGCTCTATGTACGATTACCAACCGTACTGAGGGTACCTTTGCAAGCCTCCGTTACTTTTTAGGAGGCGACCACCCCAGTCAAACTACCCACCATGCAATGTCTCCTTGTTCAGGATTAGGTTCTAAGCAACAGAAGGTTGGTATTTCAACGTTGACTCCACGCATACTGGCGTACACGCTTCATAGTCTCCCAACTATCCTACACATCGGTTGCTCAAAATCAATGCAAAGTTGTAGTGAAGGTTCACGGGGTCTTTTCGTCCCGTGGCGGGTAACCGGCATCTTCACCGATACTACAATTTCACCGGGCTCGTGGAGGAGACAGTGTTCAACTCATTAGACCATTCGTGCAGGTCGGAACTTACCCGACAAGGAATTTCGCTACCTTAGGACCGTTATAGTTACGGCCGCCGTTTACTGGGGCTTCAGTCAGAAGCTTCGCCTTGCGGCTAACATCCTTCCTTAACCTTCCAGCACCGGGCAGGTTTCAGGCTCTATACGTCATCTTTCGATTTTGCAGGGCCCTGTGTTTTTGTTAAACAGTTGGTTGAACCTATTTACTGAGACCACATCGCTGTGGTATGCTTTATCCCGAAGTTACAGCATTAATTTGCCTAGTTCCTTCTCCACGGCTCACCCGAGCGCCTTAGAATACTCATCCCGTCTACCTGTGTCGGTTTGCGGTACTGGCTGCATATCTCGCTTTTCTTGGAACCGCTTTTACACTTTCGCTTCGCCCGAAGGTTCTGCTCTGCGCCCTATTCCGTCAGGACGCAAGTGCCACGGCGATCCGTCACTTTTAATAATATGCAGGTGAAGGAATATTAA
The Arachidicoccus soli DNA segment above includes these coding regions:
- a CDS encoding type III pantothenate kinase, which encodes MKKTLCFDFGNSRYKCGVMEAGFFKKEIILDGSSEEINHILEVEKPEKTILSSVVRHDEKIEEILAAGSSFHKVTYQSKMDISVPSGQEKTVGSDRWAMLAGAMNLFPKQHNLIIGLGSCITFNFINKFNQFLGGSISPGLNMRLKSLQHYTAQLPLVEPDWNFPLIGYDTRTNILSGVIGGMSKEIDGIVDEYKVKYNKFNVLLTGGDLPFFVPHIKNKIFADPYLIYKGLYFISEKNA
- the lptC gene encoding LPS export ABC transporter periplasmic protein LptC; this translates as MTTFSKNIFKAACYFLAGCFFLLSCENDINEVKALNNRGINTEEATDIESYLSVGGKIKGKLTAPLMISTEKDTTSMTFPKSLNVSFFDSTGLPTSFVYAKYGIYYKSLRKVLLKDSVIATTIQGDTLTTSELWWDQNTQEIYSDKPSLLKQADHSVIPGQGGFHAKQDFSEFIFNNTNNGIIKQDSTMTM
- a CDS encoding hemolysin family protein codes for the protein MSQISALVGIIITLLLILFFAGMEAAFLTANRLNIELKKKQGISEGILSSRFADNPTSFIGTSVFGTLLSLVFYGLFFNDFFNHVFWQKTNFHNENLQLLFNTVISTVFIVFFGRFLARLFFNRNDKLFHSLLSFFSIFFNLFNKLIKLFISFSNGILKYLFNIRLKPEKQPFGRMQVEHLFQQAKDAEGISNQDLNTYLFENALTLPNIKIRQCLVPRTEIIGIPIETTISNLQKEFIKNTQSKLIVYEKSIDNILGYVTQQSLFTNPASMREILQTIFTVPESMNIIDLLTRFSKERKSIAWVVDEFGGTAGIITVEDILAELFGATQNDLNKDLLVEQRVAENEFVFSCRLELAYLNEKYDFQFPENRSETLSGYIIKEHKGIPKQKERIFIGDYEFDIISVTDTRIGTVKMRILR
- a CDS encoding DUF3098 domain-containing protein; translation: MENNTQPKGGLNFTKDNIRWMIIGAIVIALGMILMSGGENMDPKVFDTNLVYSFRRITVAPIVILLGFGIEIFAILKKPKNVSK
- a CDS encoding cell division protein FtsX, with translation MSENSNIPKRKKKSNSILSIVGISIVLLLMGVMSWIFLNLKAMGNNFQEQIEVCAYLNVAGKDSIAKIQNFIESQPYAKNVRYIDKEKAKEIWNQDNNEDWDKILDYNPLPESINFYARAEYVNKDSLAKISNDLMQQFGSQLSGIDYPKTLVSSMSNIVNKLGLIFLVVMIGLGIMVVVSIDNTIKLTMYSNRFLIKTMQMVGATRKFIARPMNNRAVLNGLISALISIVVMIILVNWTRDRFPEIGRVEDEKLNYLLYACMLVFGVLISWFSTNRSVNKYLKSRLDDLY
- the leuS gene encoding leucine--tRNA ligase, giving the protein MEYNFRQIEKKWQQQWKDTQAYKVVNNFEKPKYYVLDMFPYPSGAGLHVGHPLGYIASDIYARFKRLKGFNVLHPMGYDAFGLPAEQYAIEHGVHPAVSTKRNIETFEAQLNNIGFCYDWSRKVNTSEPNYYTWTQWIFLQLFKSFYNKIDQKAEPISVLEEIFSQEGNKNHECPGDDSIKFSAKDWGNFSEKEKQDILMNYRLAFCGYGEVNWCEALGTVLANDEVVNGVSERGGFPVEKKKLRQWYLRITDYADRLLQGLETVDFSDAMKEMQSNWIGKSSGAEITFEIESERQKVKNFTAYTTRPDTIMGVDFCVLAPELDYILEIASAQQKEEVEKYIAYVKSRSERERMAEKRITGCFTGAYAINPFDKTKKIAIYISEYVLAGYGTGAIMAVPCGDERDFKFAKHFNIPITNIIGKYFDGVNANPTKEATLENSGFLNGLPMRKAMEIVIEKLAEKGIGKRKINYRMRDAAFSRQRYWGEPFPIIWKDGIAIPLEEKELPLLLPEVEKYGPGANGEGPLSNIESWTERGLETNTMPGYAGSSWYFLRYMDPHNNESFCDKKASDYWNQVDVYIGGTEHAVGHLLYSRLWTKVLFDLGHLSFQEPFKKLINQGMIQGSSRFVYRIHGTNKFISSGIINNEEIDKIHVDVNIVDGLELDTEKFKQWKNGEFANAAFILENGKYICGTEVEKMSKSKFNTVNPDDLVERFGADTFRMYEMFLGPVEQSKPWDTKGIEGVHRFLKKLWRLFFDEIKCKVWNEEKPTDADLKILHKAIQKIESDTERFSFNTAVSAFMVCVNDLQDAKCYKKEILEKVLIMLTPYAPHIAEELWHALGNTTTILDAEFPKFEAKYIKESAKNYPVSINGKMRTNMEFPLDATQEEVEKAVLGNEVIQKWIEDKPVKKFIFVKGKMINLVI
- a CDS encoding methyltransferase family protein, yielding MSNQDHPGIYIPVPLFYIAFFFFSYLLQSAAPFDFEILHTQAARIVGWIFLVAGIAHIIPAWVQFIRSCNTVVTIRPARTLQTNGVYAFSRNPMYIGFYFLYLGFALLYGNLWTFIVMPVLALIINLYVIKREEAYLRRKFGHEYKNYKKNVRRWL